A genomic segment from Lutzomyia longipalpis isolate SR_M1_2022 chromosome 3, ASM2433408v1 encodes:
- the LOC129792348 gene encoding carbonic anhydrase 6-like, which translates to MCRGLAQSPINLTPFSCQRLGPTQGLTFINAHTPPRAVDLINGDHTVRYLFHWNANRTARITGGPLGTAQYIPHEVHFHWTDGLLDGTEHAVYGIRFTMEMHVVCYNAKYRNLAQAMNFVDGVLVLGQLFQKFLFGESSYHYLQLLPYIRRRGAVLTISQSMHFFTLDQFINVNRFNRYIVSYTGSLTTPPCREGILWVINVIPRKISFTTMRLFNRIQGMGGFINNNVRPLQRNNGRTCYSNL; encoded by the coding sequence ATGTGCCGTGGATTAGCTCAGAGTCCGATAAATTTAACACCCTTCAGTTGCCAGAGGTTGGGCCCAACACAGGGGCTGACCTTTATCAATGCCCACACCCCACCGAGGGCTGTTGATCTCATTAACGGTGATCACACAGTgagatatttatttcattggaATGCCAATCGAACAGCAAGGATAACCGGAGGACCTCTGGGCACGGCTCAGTACATTCCGCATGAGGTACATTTTCACTGGACCGATGGACTCCTCGATGGGACGGAGCATGCAGTCTATGGCATAAGATTCACAATGGAGATGCACGTGGTGTGCTACAATGCAAAATACAGAAACTTAGCGCAGGCAATGAATTTTGTTGATGGCGTCCTTGTTCTTGGGCAactctttcaaaaattcctctttgGCGAATCCTCCTACCACTACCTCCAACTCCTACCCTACATCCGGCGCCGCGGAGCTGTCCTAACAATTTCACAATCAATGCATTTCTTTACGCTTGATCAATTTATAAATGTAAATAGATTTAATAGATATATTGTATCATACACCGGAAGTCTCACAACGCCACCGTGCAGAGAGGGTATCCTGTGGGTAATCAACGTGATCCCAAGGAAAATATCCTTCACAACAATGAGACTTTTCAATCGCATCCAAGGAATGGGTGGCTTCATCAACAACAACGTACGTCCACTTCAACGCAACAATGGACGTACCTGTTATTCaaatttgtaa
- the LOC129793653 gene encoding charged multivesicular body protein 7 — protein sequence MAKKSEFPADLLPSCWSDDTRMGVLFAPFRERSVNPENFDGKMKFWKEMISKYCHWRGTAKVTIMDVEESLTRNGKKSYCLDKVFEDMQKERSLRVEQDFMEPPQHTWLGWTTNLLVKTPVKKGLSAAKNALFPTNYKEVAFVVLEVVENHASMLQNLMEGRILSQKDVVKEAEEKFKLTPEGISLAIHALHCQQKVAIRRSSVESVENPSQGILLKFVYKDEKKILEISDLEYSIYELESREKELTAIMDELEKDVKEEDEKARENARKGNRSLAKLYLRKRKILTNKLDKHTNTLVNIQELLSKIHDVSHNQKIMQTYKLGGKAFRDALEKSGVTLEMVQETVDEIRDAIELSDDIERVLGEDLSGDSSDNTLLEEELDLLLKEDKNEEVPAASGGAYDDLFLRLEALKIPDDTPSYYSRKQTETSQ from the exons ATGGCtaagaaaagtgaatttcccGCGGACTTGTTGCCTAGCTGTTGGAGTGATGACACCCGGATGGGCGTGTTGTTTGCCCCATTCCGGGAGAGATCAGTGAATCCTGAGAATTTCGATGGGAAGATGAAGTTCTGGAAGGAGATGATCAGCAAGTACTGCCATTGGAGAGGCACAGCAAAGGTCACAATAATGGACGTTGAGGAATCTCTAACGAGGAATGGAAAGAAATCTTATTGCCTTGACAAAGTTTTTGAAGATATGCAGAAAGAAAGAAGCCTGAGAGTTGAGCAGGATTTCATGGAGCCTCCTCAACATACCTGGCTGGGATGGACGACAAATCTATTAGTCAAGACGCCAGTGAAGAAGGGCCTTTCAGCTGCCAAAAATGCTCTCTTCCCTACAAATTACAAGGAAGTTGCCTTTGTTGTGCTGGAAGTTGTTGAG AATCACGCATCAATGTTGCAGAACCTGATGGAAGGAAGAATTCTCTCACAGAAAGATGTTGTGAAGGAAGCTGAAGAAAAGTTCAAACTCACCCCTGAGGGCATTTCTCTGGCCATTCATGCTTTGCACTGCCAGCAAAAGGTTGCAATTCGTCGTAGCAGCGTGGAAAGTGTGGAAAATCCCTCTCAGGGCATTCTATTGAAATTTGTCTACaaagatgagaagaaaatccttgaaatttccgATTTGGAATACTCCATTTACGAACTTGAATCCCGGGAAAAGGAACTAACTGCAATTATGGATGAACTGGAGAAGGACGTAAAGGAGGAAGATGAGAAAGCGCGGGAAAATGCGAGGAAAGGAAATAGAAGCCTGGCAAAGCTCTATCTtcgaaagaggaaaattttaacgaataaattag ACAAGCACACAAACACCCTCGTCAACATCCAGGAGCTCCTGTCGAAGATTCACGATGTTTCGCATAATCAGAAGATTATGCAAACCTACAAACTCGGTGGGAAGGCCTTTAGGGATGCTCTAGAAAAGTCCGGGGTTACATTGGAGATGgttcaggagacagttgatgAAATCAGGGACGCCATTGAGCTCAGTGATGACATTGAGAGAGTCCTCGGTGAGGATCTCTCCGGAGATTCATCAGACAATACGCTGCTTGAGGAGGAGCTCGATCTCCTTCTCAAAGAAGACAAAAATGAGGAAGTTCCTGCTGCTTCAGGGGGTGCCTATGACGACCTCTTCTTGCGTCTGGAAGCTCTGAAAATCCCAGATGATACCCCATCGTACTACAGTCGGAAACAAACGGAAACGAGTCAATAA